One region of Opitutales bacterium genomic DNA includes:
- a CDS encoding ABC transporter permease — translation MHKHLAWVLPLSLGTIILSAWYFLVESGRINPFMLPSPRVVIEKLWTESDRLGIAAWRTFLVSILGFVAASGGGFLIALVLASNRYVKHTLYPFILIFQMTPIIIMIPMIGIWVGPGLGSIIIVTFVIGFFPVVANTVTGLMSTDKNLLNLFVMGNAKKSQELMQLRIPYAMPYFLTGMKIAGTLAPIGALTGDFLLGSSTSGGLGYMILVYKANTDTPALFTLGLVTCVLGFLFVGSVNLIHYLLLRDWHDSYQTQES, via the coding sequence TTGCATAAGCATCTTGCCTGGGTATTACCCCTGAGTTTGGGCACAATCATTCTCTCGGCTTGGTATTTTCTTGTTGAATCGGGAAGAATCAATCCATTCATGCTCCCATCACCACGTGTGGTGATTGAGAAATTGTGGACCGAAAGTGACCGTCTAGGCATCGCAGCATGGCGGACTTTTCTTGTTTCGATTTTAGGGTTTGTTGCCGCATCGGGCGGGGGCTTCCTTATCGCTCTTGTTTTGGCGAGTAACCGTTACGTAAAGCATACGCTGTATCCCTTTATCCTGATCTTCCAGATGACGCCGATTATTATCATGATCCCGATGATTGGCATTTGGGTCGGCCCAGGTTTGGGTTCGATCATCATCGTTACCTTCGTGATCGGATTTTTCCCGGTGGTGGCCAATACCGTTACGGGACTCATGTCCACGGATAAGAATCTCTTGAACCTTTTTGTCATGGGTAACGCCAAAAAGTCCCAAGAGCTCATGCAGCTGCGTATTCCTTATGCCATGCCTTATTTCCTTACCGGAATGAAGATTGCGGGCACATTGGCACCGATCGGAGCGCTTACCGGTGACTTTCTCCTGGGTTCGTCAACCAGTGGCGGGCTCGGATACATGATCTTGGTTTATAAGGCCAACACAGATACCCCGGCACTCTTTACCCTAGGATTGGTCACCTGCGTGCTGGGCTTCTTGTTCGTCGGCTCTGTGAACCTTATCCACTATTTGCTTCTGAGGGACTGGCACGATTCGTATCAAACCCAGGAATCCTAA